In one window of Corynebacterium mycetoides DNA:
- a CDS encoding helix-turn-helix domain-containing protein: MAQNFAGCERGPAWERQAEEMVIAKQAERYACVKASSPERVCEVLARAAAGEANSVLATQYGVSRSTIYRALEEHP; encoded by the coding sequence TTGGCCCAGAACTTCGCCGGATGTGAGCGCGGGCCGGCCTGGGAGCGGCAGGCGGAGGAAATGGTGATCGCAAAGCAGGCGGAAAGGTATGCGTGCGTGAAAGCTTCTTCACCCGAACGCGTGTGCGAAGTTCTGGCGCGCGCGGCCGCCGGAGAGGCCAATAGTGTCTTGGCAACGCAATACGGTGTGAGTCGATCAACCATTTACCGTGCCCTGGAGGAGCACCCATGA